Proteins from a single region of Halichoerus grypus chromosome 13, mHalGry1.hap1.1, whole genome shotgun sequence:
- the GSC2 gene encoding homeobox protein goosecoid-2: MAAAGGAASRRGPGRPCPFSIEHILSSLPERSPPARAARAPQPAGRQSPAEPGEPGAPEAAPCACCCCCGPRAAPRGPPEPAAGLGARLPWPLRLGPAAPLPLAAASGGSGALPGAGGPGPQRRTRRHRTIFSEEQLQALEALFVQNQYPDVGTRERLAGRIRLREERVEVWFKNRRAKWRHQKRTSATSRLLPGAKKAPKESC, translated from the exons atggcggcggcggggggcgcggcGAGCCGCAGGGGCCCCGGGCGGCCCTGCCCCTTCTCCATCGAGCACATCCTCTCCAGCCTGCCCGAGCGGAGCCCCCCGGCGCGGGCCGCCCGCGCGCCGCAGCCCGCCGGCCGCCAGAGCCCCGCGGAGCCCGGGGAGCCCGGGGCGCCCGAGGCCGCGCCCTGcgcctgctgctgctgctgcgggCCCCGCGCGGCGCCCCGGGGACCCCCGGAGCCGGCCGCCGGGCTGG GCGCGCGGCTGCCGTGGCCGCTGAGGCTGGGCCCCGCGGCGCCCTTGCCCTTGGCCGCGGCCAGCGGAGGTTCGGGGGCGCTGCCGGGCGCGGGCGGCCCCGGCCCGCAGCGGCGCACGCGGCGCCACCGCACCATCTTCAGCGAGGAGCAGCTGCAGGCGCTGGAGGCGCTCTTCGTGCAGAACCAGTACCCCGACGTGGGCACGCGCGAGCGCCTGGCCGGCCGCATCCGCCTGCGCGAGGAGCGCGTGGAG GTCTGGTTCAAGAACCGCCGGGCCAAGTGGCGACACCAGAAGCGCACGTCAGCGACCTCGAGGCTCCTCCCCGGAGCCAAGAAGGCCCCAAAGGAGAGCTGCTGA
- the ESS2 gene encoding splicing factor ESS-2 homolog isoform X1, with protein METPGASTRALSLPAASGPRRKRAAGEARAATSKQRVLDEEEYIEGLQTVIQRDFFPDVEKLQAQKEYLEAEENGDLERMRQIAIKFGSALGKMSREPPPPYVTPATFETPDVHTGTGVVGNKPRGRGRGLEEGDGEVGEEEEKAPLPSLDVFLSRYTSEDNASFQEIMEVAKEKSRARHTWLYQAEEEFEKRQKDNLALPSAEHQAIESSQAGVETWKYKAKNSLMYYPEGVPDEEQLFKKPRQVVHKNTRFLRDPFSQALSRSQLQQAAALNAQHKQGKVGPDGKELIPQDSPRVGGFGFVATPSPAPGVNESPLMTWGEVENTPLRVEGSETPYVDRTPGPAFKILEPGRRERLGLKMANEAAAKNRAKKQEALRRVTENLASPAAPCEQDGQQVHRPGPAGQLHPISSTLDPPQDPSWWASDPHKHTGSWLCGTHPPQPGPSLYHGQPAAAPCPAQSLRLLLGSGPGQAYRSSTRQRTLAFWGPRPGPEMVTVPGATEKRPAGTRLAPTALRVYPRALLILFSI; from the exons ATGGAGACGCCCGGAGCATCAACCCGGGCCCTGTCGCTCCCTGCCGCGTCCGGGCCCCGGAGGAAGCGCGCGGCAGGGGAGGCCCGGGCTGCGACGAGCAAGCAACGGGTCCTGGACGAAGAAGAGTACATCGAG GGCCTCCAGACAGTCATCCAGAGGGACTTCTTTCCTGATGTGGAGAAGTTGCAGGCTCAGAAGGAGTACCTGGAGGCTGAGGAGAATGGAGACCTGGAACGGATGCGTCAGATCGCCATCAAGtttggctctgccctgggcaagATGTCCCGAGAGCCCCCACCGCCCT ATGTGACTCCAGCCACATTTGAAACTCCTGATGTGCACACAGGCACCGGAGTGGTGGGCAACAAGCCCCGGGGCCGGGGCCGAGGCCTGGAGGAGGGTGATG GAGAGGTTGGCGAGGAGGAAGAGAAGGCGCCCCTGCCCAGCCTGGATGTTTTCCTGAGCCGGTACACAAGTGAGGACAACGCCTCCTTCCAGGAGATCATGGAGGTGGCCAAGGAGAAGAGCCGGGCACGCCACACGTGGCTCTACCAGGCCGAGGAGGAGTTTGAGAAG AGGCAGAAAGATAATCTTGCACTTCCGTCGGCAGAGCACCAAGCCATCGAGAGTAGCCAGGCCGGCGTGGAGACCTGGAAGTACAAAGCGAAAAATTCCCTCATGTACTACCCAGAGG GCGTCCCTGATGAAGAGCAGTTGTTTAAGAAGCCGAGGCAGGTGGTGCATAAGAATACTCGCTTCCTCAGGGATCCCTTCAGCCAGGCCCTAAGCAGGTCCCAGCTGCAGCAGGCTGCCGCCCTCAATGCCCAG CACAAACAGGGCAAGGTAGGCCCTGACGGCAAGGAGCTGATCCCCCAGGATTCCCCACGAGTGGGCGGATTTGGATTTGTTGCaaccccctctcctgcccctg GTGTGAACGAGTCGCCGCTGATGACCTGGGGGGAAGTTGAAAACACTCCCTTGAGAGTTGAAGGATCTGAAACCCCCTATGTGGACAGGACGCCAGGGCCAGCCTTCAAG ATCCTGGAGCCCGGCCGCAGGGAACGGCTGGGGCTGAAGATGGCCAACGAGGCCGCCGCCAAGAACCGAGCCAAGAAGCAAGAGGCCTTAAGGAGAGTGACGGAGAACCTGGCCAG CCCTGCAGCGCCTTGTGAGCAGGACGGCCAGCAAGTACACAGACCGGGCCCTGCGGGCCAGCTACACCCCATCTCCAGCACGCTCGACCCACCTCAAGACCCCAGCTGGTGGGCCTCAGACCCCCACAAGCACACCGGCTCCTGGCTCTGCGGCACGCACCCCCCTCAGCCAGGACCCAGCCTCTATCACGGACAACCTGCTGCAGCTCCCTGCCCGGCGCAAAGCCTCAGACTTCTTCTAGGGTCAGGCCCGGGCCAGGCCTACAGAAGCTCCACTCGGCAGAGGACTCTGGCCTTCTGGGGACCCAGGCCCGGGCCAGAAATGGTGACTGTCCCAGGAGCCACCGAAAAGAGGCCAGCTGGCACGAGACTTGCCCCCACGGCCCTCAGGGTGTATCCCAGGGCCTTGTTGATACTGTTTTCTATATAA
- the ESS2 gene encoding splicing factor ESS-2 homolog isoform X2, whose amino-acid sequence METPGASTRALSLPAASGPRRKRAAGEARAATSKQRVLDEEEYIEGLQTVIQRDFFPDVEKLQAQKEYLEAEENGDLERMRQIAIKFGSALGKMSREPPPPYVTPATFETPDVHTGTGVVGNKPRGRGRGLEEGDGEVGEEEEKAPLPSLDVFLSRYTSEDNASFQEIMEVAKEKSRARHTWLYQAEEEFEKRQKDNLALPSAEHQAIESSQAGVETWKYKAKNSLMYYPEGVPDEEQLFKKPRQVVHKNTRFLRDPFSQALSRSQLQQAAALNAQHKQGKVGPDGKELIPQDSPRVGGFGFVATPSPAPGVNESPLMTWGEVENTPLRVEGSETPYVDRTPGPAFKILEPGRRERLGLKMANEAAAKNRAKKQEALRRVTENLASLTPKGLSPAMSPALQRLVSRTASKYTDRALRASYTPSPARSTHLKTPAGGPQTPTSTPAPGSAARTPLSQDPASITDNLLQLPARRKASDFF is encoded by the exons ATGGAGACGCCCGGAGCATCAACCCGGGCCCTGTCGCTCCCTGCCGCGTCCGGGCCCCGGAGGAAGCGCGCGGCAGGGGAGGCCCGGGCTGCGACGAGCAAGCAACGGGTCCTGGACGAAGAAGAGTACATCGAG GGCCTCCAGACAGTCATCCAGAGGGACTTCTTTCCTGATGTGGAGAAGTTGCAGGCTCAGAAGGAGTACCTGGAGGCTGAGGAGAATGGAGACCTGGAACGGATGCGTCAGATCGCCATCAAGtttggctctgccctgggcaagATGTCCCGAGAGCCCCCACCGCCCT ATGTGACTCCAGCCACATTTGAAACTCCTGATGTGCACACAGGCACCGGAGTGGTGGGCAACAAGCCCCGGGGCCGGGGCCGAGGCCTGGAGGAGGGTGATG GAGAGGTTGGCGAGGAGGAAGAGAAGGCGCCCCTGCCCAGCCTGGATGTTTTCCTGAGCCGGTACACAAGTGAGGACAACGCCTCCTTCCAGGAGATCATGGAGGTGGCCAAGGAGAAGAGCCGGGCACGCCACACGTGGCTCTACCAGGCCGAGGAGGAGTTTGAGAAG AGGCAGAAAGATAATCTTGCACTTCCGTCGGCAGAGCACCAAGCCATCGAGAGTAGCCAGGCCGGCGTGGAGACCTGGAAGTACAAAGCGAAAAATTCCCTCATGTACTACCCAGAGG GCGTCCCTGATGAAGAGCAGTTGTTTAAGAAGCCGAGGCAGGTGGTGCATAAGAATACTCGCTTCCTCAGGGATCCCTTCAGCCAGGCCCTAAGCAGGTCCCAGCTGCAGCAGGCTGCCGCCCTCAATGCCCAG CACAAACAGGGCAAGGTAGGCCCTGACGGCAAGGAGCTGATCCCCCAGGATTCCCCACGAGTGGGCGGATTTGGATTTGTTGCaaccccctctcctgcccctg GTGTGAACGAGTCGCCGCTGATGACCTGGGGGGAAGTTGAAAACACTCCCTTGAGAGTTGAAGGATCTGAAACCCCCTATGTGGACAGGACGCCAGGGCCAGCCTTCAAG ATCCTGGAGCCCGGCCGCAGGGAACGGCTGGGGCTGAAGATGGCCAACGAGGCCGCCGCCAAGAACCGAGCCAAGAAGCAAGAGGCCTTAAGGAGAGTGACGGAGAACCTGGCCAG CCTCACCCCCAAAGGCCTGAGCCCAGCCATGTCCCCAGCCCTGCAGCGCCTTGTGAGCAGGACGGCCAGCAAGTACACAGACCGGGCCCTGCGGGCCAGCTACACCCCATCTCCAGCACGCTCGACCCACCTCAAGACCCCAGCTGGTGGGCCTCAGACCCCCACAAGCACACCGGCTCCTGGCTCTGCGGCACGCACCCCCCTCAGCCAGGACCCAGCCTCTATCACGGACAACCTGCTGCAGCTCCCTGCCCGGCGCAAAGCCTCAGACTTCTTCTAG
- the TSSK2 gene encoding testis-specific serine/threonine-protein kinase 2 encodes MDDAAVLRKKGYIVGINLGKGSYAKVKSAYSERLKFNVAVKIIDRKKTPTDFVERFLPREMDILATVNHRSIIKTYEIFETSDGRIYIVMELGVQGDLLEFIKCRGALHEDVARKMFRQLSSAVKYCHDLDVVHRDLKCENLLLDKDFNIKLSDFGFSKRCLRDGSGRIILSKTFCGSAAYAAPEVLQGIPYQPKVYDIWSLGVILYIMVCGSMPYDDSDIKKMLRIQKEHRVDFPRSKNLTGECKDLIYRILQPDVNRRLHIDEILSHSWLQPPKPKAMSSASFKREGEGKYRTECKPDTRPGSRPEHRPEHRPDHKLGAKTQHRLLVVPENEDRMEDRLAETSKAKDHHVTGTEVGKAST; translated from the coding sequence ATGGACGATGCCGCGGTCCTAAGGAAGAAGGGTTACATCGTGGGCATCAATCTTGGAAAGGGCTCGTACGCAAAAGTCAAATCTGCCTACTCTGAGCGCCTCAAGTTCAACGTGGCGGTCAAGATCATCGACCGCAAAAAGACACCCACCGACTTCGTGGAGAGATTCCTTCCTCGGGAGATGGACATCCTGGCAACCGTCAACCACCGCTCCATCATCAAGACCTACGAGATCTTTGAGACCTCTGATGGGCGCATCTACATCGTCATGGAGCTCGGGGTCCAGGGCGACCTCCTTGAGTTCATCAAGTGTCGGGGGGCGTTGCATGAGGATGTGGCTCGTAAGATGTTCCGCCAGCTCTCCTCCGCCGTCAAGTACTGCCACGACCTGGACGTCGTCCACCGAGATCTCAAGTGCGAGAACCTTCTCCTCGACAAGGACTTCAACATCAAGCTGTCTGACTTCGGCTTCTCCAAGCGCTGCCTGCGGGACGGCAGTGGCCGCATCATCCTCAGCAAGACCTTCTGCGGGTCGGCGGCATACGCGGCTCCCGAGGTGCTGCAGGGCATCCCCTACCAGCCCAAGGTGTACGACATCTGGAGCCTGGGCGTGATCCTCTACATCATGGTCTGTGGCTCCATGCCCTACGACGACTCCGACATCAAGAAGATGCTGCGCATCCAGAAGGAGCACCGCGTGGACTTCCCCCGCTCCAAGAACCTGACGGGCGAGTGCAAGGACCTCATCTACCGAATCCTGCAGCCGGACGTCAACCGGCGGCTACACATCGATGAGATCCTTAGCCACTCGTGGCTGCAGCCCCCCAAGCCCAAAGCCATGTCTTCTGCCTCCTTCAAGAGGGAGGGTGAGGGCAAGTACCGGACCGAGTGCAAACCGGACACCCGGCCAGGCTCGCGGCCCGAGCACCGGCCCGAGCACCGGCCGGACCACAAGCTGGGGGCCAAAACCCAGCACCGGCTGCTGGTGGTGCCCGAGAACGAGGACAGGATGGAGGACAGGCTGGCCGAGACCTCCAAGGCAAAAGATCATCATGTCACTGGAACCGAGGTGGGGAAAGCGAGCACCTAG